GAAAACAGCCCACAGAAtacttgcaaatcatatatctgacaagggacttgtatccagaatatacaaagaatgcttgtaactcagcaataaaaagacaaataaccaaactaAAAAATGGACAATGGATCTGAGTAGaaatttctccaaaaaagatacacaaatggccaataagtacatAAGAAGATGCTCAACAGCATTAgtcattaagaaaatgcaaataaaaattacagTGAGATACTGCTTCATATCCACCAGGATGGCTAAAATCAAAAACCATTActataaacataaaacaaaacaacaaccaaaaaaggatGGGAATGTGTTAAAGAGACAGAAGAGCCAACCTGAAAGTTCCCAATGGTCAAAGGTGGAATAATTtaagcaataaaataaataatgtagcTTTAGATTAATaacccaaaatataaaataaatacacgAGTCCAtacagatataaataaatgattgactaAATATACAGATGaagggaaaagagacaaatcttccttatagaagaattccaaataatatatATAGCTACTCCCCCTTCCAGGACcaaaaaccttttgctgtcaagttgattctaactcacagcgtcCCTGTaagagagaggagaactgccccttagagtttccaaagagtggccagtgaatttgaactactgatcttctggttagcagccgagctcttaaccactgtgccaccaggacttggGCTtaattcccacccccaccccaacccctgaAAGTGGGCCAGGCTTGATGACTTGCTTCCAAAGAACAGAGTAgggaaaagggaaaaatagtaactttacagtggagaaacctggcaaaaTACTACCTTAGCCAAGTGATAAAGGTTAACTTCACAAGGGATATCATGTACCCCAATAAAAAAAGTGATGAGAAGGCCACTTCACCTCTGTGGTATTCTTTCCAAAAACCTATACCACCAGTCTAATCCCAAGGAAAACATCAGAAAAATCCAGATTGAAGAACATTCTACGGGGTACCTGGTCAGTACACCTCAAGAATGTCAGGATCatgaaaatacaatgaaaaaaaaaagaaactatcacaGACCAGAGGAAACtggggagacatgacaactaaatgcggTACACTGGATCGGACCCTGACACAAGCTGATGAAATCCAAATAACGCCTGGGGTTGGGTTAATGATCGTGCATCAATGTTAGTCTCTTAGTTTTGACACACTCACCATGGCAATGTAAGATGTCTGCTAACGGGGAAACAAGGTGAGAGGTACAGGGAAACTATACtacctttgcaacttttctggaaATCTAAAATTATCCTAAAACAAGAAGTTAATTGACAAAGTTTCTACCAtagtaaaaaaccagttgctgttgagtcaattctgaactcACTGCGGCCCCAGGTGTTTCAGggtagagctgcactccacagggttttcaacggctgtgatctttcggaagcagactgccaggcttttcttccaaggcacctctgggtggctctgaaccaccaatctttcagttaatagctaagCGCTATcataataaaggagccctggctgcacagtggttaagaccttggctgctaaccaaaaggtcagcagtttgaatccaccagccgctccttggaaaccctatggggcagttctactgtgtactataaaggttgctatgagtcagaatagaactgatggccaacagttttttttttcttttaatcatagTAAAAGTTAGATACTAAAACAAGTAGGTGAAAGCCTGCTAGGAATGGGGTATTTACAGAGTCTCAAAGTATCTCTGCAGAAAATACTTAttacaaagagaaataaagtaaCCTTATAGTACAGAAACTTGCCAGACAGCACCTTAATCATCACCAGTAATGGGACAAACTGAAATCATGCACCATTCTTTAGGGTGCAGTGAGAACAGCATCACTTTGTGTCGTCTCTGCAAAAAATGCATAACCTACGTTAAGCACGAGGTACGAGACAAACCTACGTTGtggaacattctacaaaataactggccttTAATCTTCAAAAGTAACAAGTCACGAAAGTCAAATAAAGACTGAGAAACTGTTCCAGATCAAAGGAAACAGGACAACTAAATGCGATGTGTGATCCTGGATCAGAGACTTGGGCTATAAAGGCGTGTCGGGGCAGGTGAAGAAACCTGAAAAAGGGTCTTCTGTTTCATTGCTGATTtgctggtggtgatggttgtgttGTGCTTATGTAGAATGTCCTTGCGTGTAGGAATTACACACATTCTATAAAGCATTTGCAAGTGCTCAAATGATTCAGGGGGAAAAGTTCtttgtaaacaacaacaaaaaatactgcTGTGATTTTGATTGGGGTTATTTTCAAGTCTTGGATTATTTAGGACTGACTGCATTTCTCAGTTAGAAACAACAAAACCTCATGTCACCTCTTAGTAAATGGACAAATCTCATTCTCAGTTTTCTAGTATGTGCCCCTTCTGCAAATTGTTGCTATTTTCTGTGTATCTGAAGTTTCTGTTATGAGAACATTTTTTGTTCATAATATAGAGCAGGGGTTGACAAACTTGGGTAAAGGgccatatagtaaatattttaggctttgcagactGTATGGTCTCTGTTATAACAACTCAATTCTGCCACTGCAATGCAAAAGCATccacagacaatatataaacaaatatggcatggctgtgttccaataaaactttatttacaaaaatgggCTGTGGGCCAGATTTGACCTGTGGGCTATAGTTTACCAACCTCTGATGTAGAGTACATTTTTTAAACTATGCATATCCTTTGACCCACTTTTAGGAATTTATTTAGCTAGAAGACTGGAAATAGCCTAAATGTACAGTTAATAGGGTACTAGTTGTATAAATAATAATACCTAAGAatgcaggaaccctggtagcgcagtggttaagtgctcagctgctaacagaaaggtcagcagtttcaacccaccagccactccaaaggagaaagatgtggcaatctgcttccatgaagatttacagccatggaagccctatgggacagttctactctgtcctttaggattgctatgagtcagaattgactcaacagcaattttttttaaggataatgTACCTCAGGAAAACTATGtagtcattaaaaaataatgtgtAAGTAAGTGTTTCTGCACATATATGCTTATTTCCTTAGGAAGACCTGGGCTCAGTCCTGCCTCCATCAATCTCAAGACGTGGGATCTCAGGGAAGGGGAGGCGTTTGCCGGAGATGTGCGCACCTATGCACTTATCACCTTAGCTCTTCACCTTTAAGGTAGGCCTGATAATGGAACCTCACAGATACTGtgacagagaaattaagtaatatGTAGAAAATCACTTCGTAATATGTAAAGTGCCACAAGGAAGGAGCAGTTATCCTAGGACAGGCTTCAGACTTCCTCCTGCTCGATTTCTGCTCCTATGGCCCAAATTCAAAGGCACGTCTTCTCCACCCAGGAGATGCACAACGTCCCGCCCTTACTCGTGACGCTTCTCTGTCTAGACAACTAGGCTCTCTATAGACAGCTGGATGATAAATTCCTCAATGGTGTGCATATATACGTAATCTCTGTGCCATTTCCCCTGCAGTACCTGCCACACATAGGACATAGAGTCAaggtagaaaaatgaaaaaagtgcAGGGTTTGAAGTCAGAAATGTGAGTTCAATCCTGGTGTTTGTCATTTATACCCTATGAGATAATGAAGACTCCGGTGTCTCCATCTGTCACATGGGCACAGTCCCTGGGCTCCAGCAGGCATGCACAAAGACTAAACCTGCCTCACAGAGCCAAAGTGATTCCGGAGCATTACAGTACCTTCGTAAATGCCAAAAATAAGAACATCCTTGTTGGATCTAGCATATCAGATGGATCCAACCTAAACATTCCTGCTGCAAAGCTGGGCTGCCTCTATTTCTTCTCATCATTGCCAAGGCTCAGCTTATTCTTCATTCATTTTCTTACTTTATACCGAATTCCGTGGTTCTGACttggattttttcatttttgctacTGTTTTGGAGTATGTAAAATaaactctatttttaaaaatatatgtatctgcCCCTACCCACCCCTCAAAAAAGACTCCCATAAAGAAAAAGCCAACCAAAATATACCTGTGTTTCATCTGATTTCTAAAGATAAGCTGTACTTGGCCCTCTGAACTGAAGAGAGCCCATCTGTCAGGCAGAAATGTCCACTTACTGCCCACCCCAAACAATACTGACGGTAATCACAGATCAAATCAAGGGATGTATCAGCATCGTCTTAAAAAGCAAGTCGAGGGCTAACCAGGCATAAGCCATTTAATgctgaggaggagaggaggcaggtGCTGAGTGTGTGCGTGGTACCTGAGTAGGCGTCTGCTCAGCCGCCTGGATCTGAAAGTTCTGGGAGGGCTTCTGGGGGACGGTGGGGAGGGTGGCAGACGCCGCCTGCACCACCCGCAGGGCCTGCTGGGGGATCTGCACCACCTGCTGCTGCTCAGCCTTGGGGGGCACCACCTGGACCTGCTGGACCACAGCCGGCTGGCCCCCACCGGGGCTCTGAACAATGAGCAGGTTGTTTCCCGCCTGGATGATGTTGTCTGCGGTGGTCTCGATCAGCACCGTCTCCACCTGCTCCGCCATGGCCATGGGGGGCTGGGAGGCAGAAAGGCTTTTCTTCCTCGCTTTTTTGTTAGTCTTGGACAGTGGGGTTGGGGGGCTTTCAGTGAGGAGCTGCGCCGTGGCTCCGGTGTCGCTGGTGTTCACGAGGTTGTTGACAGGCAGAGTGAGTGTCACGTTGCCACCCCCACCCGTCAGCTTTACCACATTGGCCCCGCTCTGCACGGGGGTGGTGGTCATACTTGATTTCTGGACAGGGGCAGGCTTGATGGGGACAGGCTTATGGCTGGATGGTGAGGGGGTGATGATGGCTTGGTTGGTGCCAGGAATGATCTGGATCTGGTTGGTGAGACCGGGCTGCACTTGGATGGTCTGCGAACTGCTCGCCTGAATCTGCGGGACGGCCTGGTACTGGATATTGGCATTTGATCGGCTCCCTTTGTTGATCACGGTGGGATTCTGGATAGCGAACACCAGCTGCCCTCCAGGATAGGACGTGCTCAGTTGTGACCCCTGAATCTGAAGTATGTTTCCTTTGGAGGACAAGATTCCAAAGCTATTTTTGCCAGGACTAAGAGGGAGAGGGGCAGGTTTGATAGGGACGAGTTTCCGTGGTGTGGGCTGGGGGGGAGCAGGAGGTGTCACAGCAGCTTCCACAGCTGGGGGGCCAATTTTGCTACATGTCGCAGCAAGCAGAGCTAAGGGAGACGGTTGGGAGTCCTGCAAAAAACCGAGCAGGGAAAAGGAGTGAAACACGAGGGCCTATTGCTCCAGCCATGCTTCTTCCCTTTGACCCTCTCCTCTTGGCCGCTCCCCATGtggctctttcctgcctctgtggTAGGCACGTTGCTGGTATCCTCCCTGTGCTGGCTCCTGTCTCCCCTTCCCTGCTGGCTTCTCCATTAAGTGAGGGAGAAAGGGTAGGGAATGTCTTTCTCAGGAAGGAACTCCCCAGCAGCACCCCGTGGGCAGGGTGCTTCTGAACAGCCTGAAATGACCACTTACTCCCCATGGGCCTGGTTCCTAACAGGAGCATGGAATCCTCCTCAGGTCTGGAGCTTTCTTAGATGGACCTCCATCAGGCTACCACAGGGAttggggaagaaaggagaaagggagaagcAACAGGAGGGATAAACACTTCAGTAAAGTGTTTTCTACTGCTTGGTCTGTGAGAGTTTAGAGACTGGGGAGGGGTGCTCTTTCCAGGCCCCAATGAAAGGACCTCTGGTGTTAGGGCATAGAGCCTCTATTTTCCTTTTATGGGCAGTGGGGTCTGGTGGAAGGAACCTTGGGTTTCATCCTGGTTTATCCCCTGACTCAGCTGTGGCATCTTAGCTAAATGGCCATGGTTTCTTAGTTCGGAAAATGTAGATAGCTGAAGCTTCCCTGGGCTCATGTCCTAGGGTATCTATAGTGAGACTGTGCAGGGGACAGACAGTGCAGAGAAAGCGTTTTCAGTTGTGGTTTAACCTGAGCCCCAGTTGAGTCCTTCCAGGTGGATGCAGCCCCCAGCTCTTAGAGCCCCTGCCCACTCACCTGGGTGGTGGAGGCAGCGGGCTGCAGGTAGTCACTGGGGCTGACAGCAGCAGTGGCAGCCATGCTGGTCTGTGGATCTGTTGGAAGAGACAGAGTAATGC
The window above is part of the Elephas maximus indicus isolate mEleMax1 chromosome 19, mEleMax1 primary haplotype, whole genome shotgun sequence genome. Proteins encoded here:
- the SP2 gene encoding transcription factor Sp2 isoform X2 is translated as MGKGSLTSPGEKEKKQEIVPKRKSEARGLESLSILCITLSLPTDPQTSMAATAAVSPSDYLQPAASTTQDSQPSPLALLAATCSKIGPPAVEAAVTPPAPPQPTPRKLVPIKPAPLPLSPGKNSFGILSSKGNILQIQGSQLSTSYPGGQLVFAIQNPTVINKGSRSNANIQYQAVPQIQASSSQTIQVQPGLTNQIQIIPGTNQAIITPSPSSHKPVPIKPAPVQKSSMTTTPVQSGANVVKLTGGGGNVTLTLPVNNLVNTSDTGATAQLLTESPPTPLSKTNKKARKKSLSASQPPMAMAEQVETVLIETTADNIIQAGNNLLIVQSPGGGQPAVVQQVQVVPPKAEQQQVVQIPQQALRVVQAASATLPTVPQKPSQNFQIQAAEQTPTQVYIRTPSGEVQTVLVQDSPPATAVTASTTTCSSPATRASHVSGTSKKHSAAILRKERPLPKIAPAGSIISLNAAQLAAAAQAMQTININGVQVQGVPVTITNTGGQQQLTVQNVSGNNLTISGLSPTQIQLQMEQALAGETPPGEKRRRMACTCPNCKDGEKRSGEQGKKKHVCHIPDCGKTFRKTSLLRAHVRLHTGERPFVCNWFFCGKRFTRSDELQRHARTHTGDKRFECAQCQKRFMRSDHLTKHYKTHLVTKNL
- the SP2 gene encoding transcription factor Sp2 isoform X1, with product MGKGSLTSPGEKEKKQEIVPKRKSEARGLESLSILCITLSLPTDPQTSMAATAAVSPSDYLQPAASTTQDSQPSPLALLAATCSKIGPPAVEAAVTPPAPPQPTPRKLVPIKPAPLPLSPGKNSFGILSSKGNILQIQGSQLSTSYPGGQLVFAIQNPTVINKGSRSNANIQYQAVPQIQASSSQTIQVQPGLTNQIQIIPGTNQAIITPSPSSHKPVPIKPAPVQKSSMTTTPVQSGANVVKLTGGGGNVTLTLPVNNLVNTSDTGATAQLLTESPPTPLSKTNKKARKKSLSASQPPMAMAEQVETVLIETTADNIIQAGNNLLIVQSPGGGQPAVVQQVQVVPPKAEQQQVVQIPQQALRVVQAASATLPTVPQKPSQNFQIQAAEQTPTQVYIRTPSGEVQTVLVQDSPPATAVTASTTTCSSPATRASHVSGTSKKHSAAILRKERPLPKIAPAGSIISLNAAQLAAAAQAMQTININGVQVQGVPVTITNTGGQQQLTVQNVSGNNLTISGLSPTQIQLQMEQALAGETPPGEKRRRMACTCPNCKDGEKRSGEQGKKKHVCHIPDCGKTFRKTSLLRAHVRLHTGERPFVCNWFFCGKRFTRSDELQRHARTHTGLSTHALPRPHTGLLLTSPPHDTEDSYSWVVPTLPRNCHTKQEPHTAFSGVQGRHRKFLQVILLSQRFPK